A single Streptomyces sp. Edi2 DNA region contains:
- a CDS encoding cytochrome P450: protein MTARSPAPQLPFTRPNALDLAPLFARLREQGPLARVTTPAGDPAWLVTAYEEARTILSDRRFGKAHPAPEEASRISSAAIQAGPTGSFEDEEREHARMRKVLAPAFSAPRMRRLAGQIEELTERCLDDMEQARARSPHAPVNLHDFLSFPLPVQVICELLGVPHSDRDLLRGWSERIGVLDGGADALEAMAEFQAYIGRLAQSKREQPGQDVVTDILTVQAEDPTFSEDDMTRLAAGLLFAGHETTSTRIDFGTLFLLSEPGRRDRFAARPEELVDSTVEEILRMSAPGGIGLLRYAREDVPIAGVTIARGDAVLVAINAANRDGAAFAEPDSFDPERTPNPHLGFGHGGRYCIGNALARTEMRIAFTALFRRFPGLRLAVDPYSLREHSERLPGGVGEVPVLW, encoded by the coding sequence ATGACTGCACGTTCCCCTGCACCGCAGCTACCCTTCACCCGCCCCAACGCCCTGGATCTGGCCCCCTTGTTCGCCCGGCTGCGGGAGCAGGGGCCGCTGGCTCGTGTGACGACCCCGGCTGGTGACCCGGCCTGGCTGGTGACGGCCTACGAGGAGGCCCGCACGATCTTGAGCGACCGTCGGTTCGGCAAGGCGCATCCCGCGCCCGAGGAGGCGTCCAGGATTTCCTCCGCCGCGATCCAGGCCGGGCCCACCGGCAGCTTCGAGGACGAGGAACGCGAACATGCGCGGATGCGCAAGGTGCTCGCGCCCGCGTTCTCCGCCCCCCGGATGCGACGCCTGGCCGGCCAGATCGAAGAGCTGACCGAGCGCTGCCTCGACGACATGGAACAGGCCCGGGCCCGCAGTCCGCACGCGCCGGTGAACCTGCACGATTTCCTGTCGTTCCCGCTGCCGGTGCAGGTGATCTGCGAACTCCTCGGCGTGCCGCACTCCGACCGCGACCTGCTGCGAGGCTGGTCGGAACGGATCGGGGTGCTCGATGGCGGGGCCGACGCGCTGGAGGCGATGGCCGAATTCCAGGCGTACATAGGCCGCCTGGCACAGAGCAAACGCGAGCAGCCCGGCCAGGATGTCGTCACCGACATCCTCACGGTCCAGGCCGAGGACCCCACCTTCAGCGAGGACGACATGACCCGGCTGGCGGCGGGCCTGCTCTTCGCCGGCCACGAGACGACCTCCACCCGCATCGACTTCGGCACGCTGTTCCTGCTGAGCGAGCCCGGCCGCCGGGACCGCTTCGCCGCCCGGCCCGAGGAGCTGGTGGACTCGACCGTCGAGGAGATCCTGCGCATGTCCGCCCCCGGCGGAATCGGCCTCCTGCGCTACGCCCGCGAGGACGTCCCGATCGCCGGAGTCACCATCGCCCGCGGCGATGCCGTCCTCGTAGCGATCAACGCCGCCAACCGCGACGGTGCCGCGTTCGCCGAGCCGGACTCCTTCGACCCGGAGCGCACCCCCAACCCGCACCTCGGGTTCGGCCACGGCGGCCGCTACTGCATCGGCAACGCCCTGGCCCGCACCGAGATGCGTATCGCCTTCACCGCCCTCTTCCGCCGCTTCCCCGGCCTGCGCCTCGCCGTCGACCCGTACAGCCTGCGCGAGCACTCCGAACGGCTGCCCGGCGGCGTCGGCGAGGTCCCGGTCCTGTGGTGA